GCCCAGCAGACTCGCGCCACGCAGAATGAATGGCAGCACGCTGGTCGGCAATTCGCTGGAACGCGCCAGGCCGCAGGCCGTGGCGCTCGCGCCGTACCGAAGGCTCGCCAGCACCCCGGCGAGCACGTCGCCGCCCACGCTGTCCACGGCCCCGGCCCAGCGTTCGCGTTCCAGCGGGCGCCGCGCGAGCAGTTCCTCGCGGCCGATCACCGTGTGGGCACCGAGGCGCCGCAGATAATCCTGTTCCTGGGCGCGGCCCGTGGACGCCACGACCGTGTAACCGCGCGCTGCCAGCAGGGCCACCGCGACGCTGCCCACCCCGCCTGCGGCGCCGGTCACGACCACTTCTCCCGCACCGGGTGTCAGGCCGCGCTCCTCAAGGGCCATCACGCACAGCATGGCGGTCAGCCCGGCTGTACCGACGGCCATGGCGTCACGAGCACTGAAGCGCTCCGGAATGCGAATCAGCCAGTCGGCAGGCACGCGGGCCAGTTCGGCATAACCGCCCCAATGGCGCTCGCCCATGCCCCAGCCGGTTACCAGCACCCGCTCGCCCTGCTGATGGCGTTCGTCGCTCGACTCCAGCACCGTGCCGGCCAGATCGATACCAGGAACCATCGGATAGCTGCGGACCACGCCGGGGCGGCCCAGCACTGCCAGGCCGTCCTTGTAGTTCAGGCTGGAAGCCTCCACGGCCACGAGCACGTCACCTTCGGGCAGCTCAGAAGTGGGAAGGTCATCACGCAGGCTGGCCTGAACGGTACCGTCCTGCTGCGAGAGAATCAGTGCCCGAAACGCATCTGGAACAGCAGTTGTCATAAGGCTGATCAAACCACATCTGCACAGGCGCCGCCAAAGGTACCCATGAAGTTTTCGGGCCTGCACACGTGGCGTTGCTCCCAGCCTCGATGGCCTGCTGCTCACGTTCGTGTTTGGTATGAGGGCAGAACGCACACGCGCTGAGGCTCAGCCTCAGTTCTCTGCTTCATCTTCCCCAGAGACACTCAACTCTACCCGGTTGCGTCCCAAAGTCTTGGCGCGGTACAAGACCTCGTCGGCCCGAGCGAGCAAAGCTTCTCCGCCCTCTCCAGGCTGACGCTTCGCCACGCCAAGACTGATTGTCAGCACAAGCGAGCGTCCATCCACCTGAAAAGGCTGCCCGCTCACCCGCTGCCGCAAACGCTCCGCGATCATCAGCGCACCGTCCAGATCACATTGCGGCAGGATCACCGCGAATTCCTCTCCACCAAAACGGCAGGCCACGTCCACTGACCGCAGGGCCTGCCCGAGGCGCTGCGCCAGCTCCTGCAACACCATGTTGCCGGCCAGATGACCATACGTGTCGTTGAGCACCTTGAAGTGATCAATGTCGAGCAGCACGACCGACAGTGCTGCCTGCTCCGGATCATGCTGGGCTTCGTCGATACGCCGTTGAAGTTCACTGCCAAACGCTCCGAAGTTCAGGAGGCCTGTCAGGGCGTCGCGCCGCACCGCTTCATCCAGCGTACTGATGTCTTTCTGCAATTCGCGGTTCAACGCCTCGATCTGGCTTTTCTGGCCTTCGACGACCTCATACAACTGCGCGCTGGTAATCACCGTCCCCACGAAAGATGCCAGCAGTTCGATCAGCTCCTGGTCCTTGGCATCCGGCACCTGCACTCGAGACAGGCTCATCAACGACAGGATTCCGACGGCCCGACCATGTTCGCGAATCGGCGTGTGCAGGATCGTCCGGATTTCGGGCACAGCCTCAAGCACTGCCCGATCGGCGGGGGTCATGGGGAGGTGGCGCACCGCGTCAGCGTCGGCGATCAGCAGGGGGGTATTCTGCAACAAGGCGTACACGCTGGCGCCGTACGTGATGTCGAGTGGTGCGGGTTCACGGATCAGGCCGAGCAGGCGTTGCCGCAGTTCCTCGTGACCAGGGTCACGGATACTGACCTGCCGGATGACCAGACCCACCCCGTCCTCGACGAGCCCCAGGACCGCGAGATCAAAGTGATAGGCAGGCAGCAGCTGCTCCAGGGTCACTTCGAAGATGCGCTGCACGGACGTCAGCGCATTGATTTCCGTAATGAAGCGCAGCAAATAGGCGTGTTTTTCCAACGCGGCTTCCACGGCGGCCTGGTCCTGCTTGAGTTCACCGAGCAGCAGGGCGTGCCGCAACGGCGCGTTGTACAGCTCCAGATGCTCTTCAAGCACCTGCAGCTGCTGTCGTTCGATGCGGCCGTGCTGTCTGAAACCGTTGATCACACCGATCACCCCGTCGGCGTAGGGAATTGGAATGGCCGCCAGGGAAGTCGCCTGCCACCACTCGAAACCCTGACGCAAACGGGAGTCACTCTGATCGATGTCTTCGAGGTGAATCACTACGGTTTGCGCTTCACGGTAGGCCCGGGCGATGGGCGTTGGTTCCTCCACGCTGAAACGGTGATCTTTGAGCAAAGCCTGCATTCCGGCAAAACTGGCCGGCAAGTAAACTTGGCGGCAAATCAGCCCGCCGCTTTTGACGTCATGAAAGGTGATCAGATAAGCGTCGAACAGGCCAAGACGCTGGAGTGTGTCGTCGAGCAGGCTGAGCAGCCGCTGCAGGTCCAACGTGCGGCTGAGTTGATACAGCACCTGTCCCCGCTGACGTTCACGGCTCAGTTCGTCGTGCAGATCACGAATCAGTTGATTGCGCTGCGCGAGTTCCAGGCGCAAGGTCTCCAGCTCGGTCTGGCAGCCGGTCATCGCAGACAGTTCCTGTCCCGGATGTTGGCGCCCTGGCTCATGCGCCGCATTCTGCAACGGAGCTTCTCACAGAATACTTACATTCTCGCTTGATATAGTCCGAGGTTCCCACAGCGAGGTCTCTCAAATTACGACGAGAATCGAGGCGCCTGAGGTCGGCGCGTAACGCCCGGCACACTGCAGGTCGCTGCGGGAGCCTGTTGCCCCGGAAAATCAACCTGCCAGCCCCAGGGCCGTAGCAGCGTCGGCTTATGGCCGCCACGAAACCACCGCGCCAAAAGCTCCTATTCTCAGCCTGGTGGGCAAAGGAGCGGGCGGCCCGTGGGATGCCAAGCGGAACTTTTCGAGATGTAAACGGGATATAAAAACGCTCTTCCTCGGTACCCGAGGAAGAGCGCAGAAGAGGAGTTTAACGACGAGGAGCGGTCACGGGCGCAGCGCCGGCAGGACCCTTTGCTTTGCCGGCCGCTTCGGTCGCGGTGCTGATTCCGGCGCTGGACTTGTCCGCGCCGGTTGCCGCGTTCTCGTTGGTCAGGCCGTTCGCTGAAGCGCCCGCACCGGTCACGGTCGGCTTGCCGGTGGTTTCGGGCTTGCCGGTGGTGCTGGGCTTCACGCTCGCCGCTTTGACTTCGGCCTCAGCCTTTGCCTTGGCGGCGGCTTCCTGCTTGGCCTTGGCGTCTGCAGCGCGCACCGCGGCGGCGGCACGGTTCACGGCTGCCACCAGGGGCAGCTTCAGCGTCTGGCCTTGCGCATTGGTCTGGGCGACGAAGATCATGCCGCTGCTGGTGACTTTGCCGGCCAGGGCGTAGGTGGTTTCACCCACGACAACGCTGGTGGCGCTGCTGAGCTCCGCGCCTTCTTCGAGGGTGATGGTGCCATCCACGTTGACGGTGCCGACCAGGTTGCCCTCTGCGTCAACAAGGGTGATAACGCTGCCGGACGCCACAAGGTGCGCGAGGCTGCTGTTGGTGCTGGTCGCCGTTTCGGTAGTCTGCGCGCTGGCAGCGCCGAAAGCAAGGACGAGGGCGGCGGTAATCGTAACGAGTTTACGCATGTTGATTCTCCTGGTCGGTCTCACCATTCGCTCGCCGTCTTCCGGGTGACCGGGTAAGGAAGACAGGTCGTTGCGTTCAGGAGGGCGGGGCAGGCGGAGTGAAAAAATGAGCCTGCGCGGGTGTGGGTTGCAGTCGTGCTGAGCTGCCAGCCCATCCACGAACGCTCTCAGTATGCTCTCACTCGTCTGACATCTTTCTGACGGGAGCCCAAGGGAACTTAATCACCCATGTGACGGCGATGTCGTGAAAACGCTATTCAGGCGCAGGGATGGCCACCACCCCTTTCCCATGTCAGAAAGACGTGAAACGTAAAGTCTTATGGCGGCCTTCATGGTAGGTGACAAGTCCTGACTTGAGACACCACGGCAGGCAGCTGATAACTCCATTTTCTTACGCAATTCAACGGCGAAATCGATAAGGACAACCATGCCCAAATCCACCCACACGCTGCTCTCCTGCGGACCGCTGCCCTGACCGCCTGCAGTGGAGGGACGTCCGCGGTACGTCCTCTCTGTCGTCTAGAAACATCTACAGCAGGGTGTACCTGACCAACACTGCGAGCCCTGCCGCCGTCTCATGGTCAGTTGGGGCGTAGGTGAGCGCTCCCGACCTCGTTCAGACCGTGAGCGGCGTCAACCTGACCCTCCCGGTCCAGACGTCGCCTGAGCTTGCTGTCAGGGCAGGCTTCGGCGGACAACCGCTTTAGACTCATCCAGTCCGGCGTGTCGGAATGTTAATGTTTCCTTCAGGCATCTCATGCCTGAACGCGTGTAACCGCACCTCGGAGGCGAGGACCTTCACCCACTTATCCGGTCACCTGGGGTGAAGCGAGCCAATGGTGAGACCGCACGAGGAGACAACATGATCACTTTTCACAAAACCAGCCTGCTTTGGGCCGCCCTTCCCCTACTCGCCAGCTGCGGCGCGATCGTCGGATCGTTTGTTCCCCCACAGACGGTGAGCAATCCTGCCAACCTCGACGGGGCACAGCTGAGCAGCTCCAGCGCCCTGCAGCCGGCAGCCGTGCGGGGCAGCATCGAGTATGACACCAGCAAAACCAGCCCGCCTTCTCCTTTTGCCGACCTGAAGTACCCGAGTGACGTTCCCTTCGGGATGCGGCCGCACGCCATGAAGCTGCAGGTCAGCCTGACCAGGGCCATCGTGACAGGCACCTGCGCCTTTCCCGAGAACGTCAAGCTGACCGTGCAGAGCTTCAGCGCGGCCGTTTCTGACGCTTCCGGCCAGGCCATTCTGAGCGGCCAGCCGAACCTGACGGTGACCCTCACCAAAACGTCCTCGGGGCTGGCTTCGGCCTCCTACGCTGTCAGCCAGCACACCCTGTCAGTCAGTGCGGACCGCGCCGCCACCGATCAGGCCATCAACATCTTGACGTCCGGCGGCCAGAACCATGCCAGCGCAGGCGCGCAGATTCTGGCCGACAAGGACGAGCTGGCCGGTTGCTCGATTCAATTCACGCTTGGCGGAACCTCGATCACGCTGTCCAATTTCTCCTGAACAGGCGGTAAGACTGAAACGAAACACTGCGGGCACAGCCCGCAGTGTTTCGTTTCAGCTCAGCGCCACTCGGACAGGCGCATCCTCAGACCGCCCTTGGGCCGCAGGGTGATCGAGGGCTCAAAGCGTGGGGGCGCGAGCAGCCGCAGACGGAAACCGGGGGCCAGGGTGGCCAGCAGCAACGCCGCTTCCATCTGCGCGAAGGCCTGACCGATGCACACCCGTGGCCCCCCACCAAACGGGAAGTAGGCGTAGCGGGGCAGCGAACGCTCGAAATCACGCGGCAGCCAGCGCTCCGGGAGAAAATCGTCAGGCCGCTCCCAGAAACGCGCGTCGCGGTGCGTGACGTACTGGCTCATGATGATGGGCGCGCCGGCGGGCAGCCTGTAGCCACCCACTTCCCAGGCTTCGCGGGCCACACGGCGTACCGACCAGGCAGGCGGATACAGGCGCAGCGTTTCCTTGATGACTGCCGAGAGGTAAGGCAGGCGCGGCAAATCTCCCAGGCAAGGCAAGGCTCCACGCAGCACGTCATGGAGTTCGGCCTGTAAGCGGGATTCGGCGCCCGGATGCGAGGCGAGCAGCGTGAACGCCCAGGACAGGGTGTTGGCCGTCGTTTCGTGCCCGGCTGAGATCAGGGTCTTGACTTCGTCGAGAAGCTGCCCGTGGGGCATGGGAAGGCCCGCGTCGTCGCGGGCGGCGAGCAGCATCGAGAGCAGGTCGCCGCTGTCCGGAGGCGTCAGGTCACTGTCGCGGCGTTCGGTGATGACCTGCCCGATCACCTGATCGAGGTCGTGGATGGCTCCGGTGGCGCGCGCAAAGGAACGCCGCGACAGGGGCGGCACAAAGCGCGGCAGGCCGCGCAGCATTCGTTCGTATTCGCGCAGGACCGTGTCGACGGAGGCACTGATGGTTCGGGTCGCCTGTGCGCCGCGTTCGGCGCTGAACAACGTCTTGTTCACGATGTCGAGGGTGAGGCGCATCATGTCGTCGTGAATGTCGCGGACCTGGCCGGCTTTCCAGGCGTGTTTTTCGAGCGCGGCGAACTCGACCATCGTGTGGGCGTAACCTTCGATGCGCGAACGGTGAAAGGCGGGCTGGGCGAGACGGCGCTGACGCAGCCAGAAGTCACCTTCACTGGACAGCAGACCGTTGCCGAGCAGCGGTCCGAGCACACGGTCGACACGCAGGCCTTTGTCGAACAACCGACCGGTCTGCACGTGCGCGAACTCGATGTCGCGCGGGTGAAACACGAAATACATCGTGAATTTTCCTGCCTGCAGTCGGGCGACGTCTCCGCGGGTGCGGGCCACGAATCGAAAGTAGTTCAGCACGTCACGCGCCATCATGGGCGCGTGCCCCAGACGTGGAAAACCTCGCGGCATGGGCGGTTCGCGCAGAGTCCCGGACACGGCGGTCATGCCACCATCATACGGGCCGCGCCGTCCGCTTTCTGGCGGGCAGAGCGGCGGGCAGAGCGTCTTTCCGGGATGGGGCGCGGGTTACCCGGGTATCTGTGTCAGATGCATTCGAAAAGTTACGCACCCCGCCCGTGAACAAAGCGCGGCGGCTCCGGTCATCGCTTTTGGCAGCGAAAACGCCCCCATCAGCCGGCAAGGTCAACGTGCCCGGGCAAGCGAGCTGCGACCTGCAGTCATTCTGAAAGCGTTTTCATAAGGCTGCCGGAAAAGCCCCAAAACAGAGTCAACAAACAACTTCCGACCCCGAAGCAGGCGAGAAAGTGTTCAGCAAAAACGTTTCAGGATTGACAGCGTTTTCAGGTGCTGCTTATACTCGTCGCAAGTTCAAAGAAAAACGACTCTCGACCACGGCAGTCGTTTCCGGCGAGTACGTCCGCGCCCGCATCAAGGGAGTCCCCTACCGGCCAATCGACCGCACTGCCTACGCCGAACTGGCCTGGAGCTTCGAGAACGACACCCAGGGCTTTGGCGTCAACAGCGACAGCCCCGACAAAACCGTGACGGTCACGCACGATCGTGGCGCCCTGAAACTCTCCAGCCTGGGGGCCAGCAATGATGTCTCGACAGGCGGCTTCTGGAGCAACCTGCGCATTTCCGCCGACGGCAGCAGCGTCAAACCCAACATCCTGGGCGCCAAGTCGATCAGCATGGATGTCTTCGTTCCTGCCCCCACCACCGTCTCCATTGCCGCAGTTCCGCAGAGCTCGAACAACGGCTGGACCAGCCCGGCGCGGGCAGTTGTCCTCACGGCGGATCAGTTCACCCTGCAGCCTGATCAGCGTTACAAGGCCACCCTGATCCTCACGGACGCCGACGCCCCGAATCTACAAAAGATCGCCGAAGACGAAACCAACAACGTCCTGTCGAACATCATCTTCTTTGTCGGCACCGCCAGCACGGCCAGCAACGACACCGTGTGGCTGGACAACATCACCTTCCACGGCCACCGTGTC
The Deinococcus peraridilitoris DSM 19664 genome window above contains:
- a CDS encoding MDR family oxidoreductase, translated to MTTAVPDAFRALILSQQDGTVQASLRDDLPTSELPEGDVLVAVEASSLNYKDGLAVLGRPGVVRSYPMVPGIDLAGTVLESSDERHQQGERVLVTGWGMGERHWGGYAELARVPADWLIRIPERFSARDAMAVGTAGLTAMLCVMALEERGLTPGAGEVVVTGAAGGVGSVAVALLAARGYTVVASTGRAQEQDYLRRLGAHTVIGREELLARRPLERERWAGAVDSVGGDVLAGVLASLRYGASATACGLARSSELPTSVLPFILRGASLLGIDSVMCPAEKRQEAWHRLAGELPGVLLQEGVTEQPLSEVPRLAREILEGRVRGRTVILPRA
- a CDS encoding carbohydrate-binding domain-containing protein — protein: MTAFSGAAYTRRKFKEKRLSTTAVVSGEYVRARIKGVPYRPIDRTAYAELAWSFENDTQGFGVNSDSPDKTVTVTHDRGALKLSSLGASNDVSTGGFWSNLRISADGSSVKPNILGAKSISMDVFVPAPTTVSIAAVPQSSNNGWTSPARAVVLTADQFTLQPDQRYKATLILTDADAPNLQKIAEDETNNVLSNIIFFVGTASTASNDTVWLDNITFHGHRVAAPVIHDPLGTATLPSSFENGTRQGWDWDGESGVKSALRVQQANGSNALSWEVIYPDVKPAGGWASAPRLVLNKSDLTRGVNSHLTFDLYLQPERASAGALQVNLAFGPPSLGYWAQASETVQLDLTTLGSLPRTPDGLYHVKATFDLTKINDAKVLAPDTQLGKITLVVADINSNYAGKMYLDNVRFSGAP
- a CDS encoding cytochrome P450, encoding MTAVSGTLREPPMPRGFPRLGHAPMMARDVLNYFRFVARTRGDVARLQAGKFTMYFVFHPRDIEFAHVQTGRLFDKGLRVDRVLGPLLGNGLLSSEGDFWLRQRRLAQPAFHRSRIEGYAHTMVEFAALEKHAWKAGQVRDIHDDMMRLTLDIVNKTLFSAERGAQATRTISASVDTVLREYERMLRGLPRFVPPLSRRSFARATGAIHDLDQVIGQVITERRDSDLTPPDSGDLLSMLLAARDDAGLPMPHGQLLDEVKTLISAGHETTANTLSWAFTLLASHPGAESRLQAELHDVLRGALPCLGDLPRLPYLSAVIKETLRLYPPAWSVRRVAREAWEVGGYRLPAGAPIIMSQYVTHRDARFWERPDDFLPERWLPRDFERSLPRYAYFPFGGGPRVCIGQAFAQMEAALLLATLAPGFRLRLLAPPRFEPSITLRPKGGLRMRLSEWR
- a CDS encoding GGDEF domain-containing protein; translated protein: MTGCQTELETLRLELAQRNQLIRDLHDELSRERQRGQVLYQLSRTLDLQRLLSLLDDTLQRLGLFDAYLITFHDVKSGGLICRQVYLPASFAGMQALLKDHRFSVEEPTPIARAYREAQTVVIHLEDIDQSDSRLRQGFEWWQATSLAAIPIPYADGVIGVINGFRQHGRIERQQLQVLEEHLELYNAPLRHALLLGELKQDQAAVEAALEKHAYLLRFITEINALTSVQRIFEVTLEQLLPAYHFDLAVLGLVEDGVGLVIRQVSIRDPGHEELRQRLLGLIREPAPLDITYGASVYALLQNTPLLIADADAVRHLPMTPADRAVLEAVPEIRTILHTPIREHGRAVGILSLMSLSRVQVPDAKDQELIELLASFVGTVITSAQLYEVVEGQKSQIEALNRELQKDISTLDEAVRRDALTGLLNFGAFGSELQRRIDEAQHDPEQAALSVVLLDIDHFKVLNDTYGHLAGNMVLQELAQRLGQALRSVDVACRFGGEEFAVILPQCDLDGALMIAERLRQRVSGQPFQVDGRSLVLTISLGVAKRQPGEGGEALLARADEVLYRAKTLGRNRVELSVSGEDEAEN